The segment TCCTCGCGGAAGGTGCCCTCGGCCATGCACCGGGTGAGGTCTCGATTCGTCGCAGCCAGAACGCGAACGTCGACCTCAGTCGGCTTGAGGCCGCCGAGCCGCGTGAGGCGCCGCTCCTCGAGAAAGCGCAGGAGCTTCACCTGGGCTCCGGGACTGAGTTCGCCGACCTCATCCAGCAGGAGTGTGCCGCCGTCTGCGAGTTCGCAGATCCCCTTCTTGGAGGTCGTGGCAGAGGTGAAGGCACCCTTCTCGTGACCGAAGAGCTCGCTCTCCAGCAACGCCTCCGGGATTGCGCCGCAGTTGATGCCTACGAAGGGACCGTCGCGACGCTCGCTCATGTAGTGGATGGCCCGGGCGAGGTACTCCTTGCCGGTGCCGGTCTCGCCCTCGATGAGGACGCTGGCACGACTCGCGGCTACCCGAGCGGCGGTGGTGTAGCAGTGACGCGCCTGTGCATTGGAGCCGAGGATATTGCTGAACCCGTAGCGCTTGCGCAAGGAGGCCCAGAGGAACTCCCAGTTCTGTGGTGGGATGTCGCGCTCGCGGGCATCTCGGCTGATGCGCTGCAGTTCTCGCGGGCTGACGGGCTTGCACAGATAGTCCGTCGCGGCACTTCCCAGGGCCTCGATGGCCTTCTGCACAGTGGGGTAGCCGGTCATCACCACGGCGGC is part of the Armatimonadia bacterium genome and harbors:
- a CDS encoding sigma-54 dependent transcriptional regulator is translated as MAGHWEALVVDDDEALRAVTVEALRREGWLVSEAAVGAQVASWAREHPFRLIVLDQRLPDADGVEILEDLRHEGYQGAAVVMTGYPTVQKAIEALGSAATDYLCKPVSPRELQRISRDARERDIPPQNWEFLWASLRKRYGFSNILGSNAQARHCYTTAARVAASRASVLIEGETGTGKEYLARAIHYMSERRDGPFVGINCGAIPEALLESELFGHEKGAFTSATTSKKGICELADGGTLLLDEVGELSPGAQVKLLRFLEERRLTRLGGLKPTEVDVRVLAATNRDLTRCMAEGTFREDLYYRLAVVPLTLPPLRERREDIACFARHFLKLARREAAGAGPADFSELALGELTGHDWPGNLRELNNVVHRAALLAHGSTLQATDIQICPRTPGTNKALAA